The Flavobacterium marginilacus genome window below encodes:
- a CDS encoding four helix bundle protein: protein MNKQELENRLIDFAAAIIISASTFKTSYAGNHLGGQIIRSGTSPALNYGEAQSAESTKDFIHKMGICLKELRETFVCLKIVEKAKLSSDLNNLMMAKTEVNELISIFVSSIKTAKTNLK from the coding sequence ATGAATAAACAAGAACTTGAAAACAGATTAATAGATTTTGCAGCTGCTATAATAATTTCGGCAAGTACTTTTAAAACAAGTTACGCAGGAAATCATTTAGGGGGACAAATAATTAGATCTGGGACTTCACCGGCATTAAATTATGGTGAAGCCCAAAGTGCAGAAAGTACTAAGGATTTTATTCATAAAATGGGTATTTGCTTAAAAGAATTAAGAGAAACGTTTGTGTGTTTAAAAATAGTTGAAAAAGCAAAGTTAAGTTCAGATTTAAATAATTTAATGATGGCAAAGACAGAAGTAAATGAATTGATTTCTATTTTCGTATCAAGTATAAAAACCGCAAAAACAAATTTGAAATAA
- a CDS encoding DUF58 domain-containing protein, which translates to MDTKELLKKVRKIEIKTRRLSDHIFSGEYHTSFKGRGMTFSEVRQYQFGDDIRAIDWNVTARYNEAHVKVFEEERELTMMLMVDISGSESFGSKNQFKKEIVTEIAATMAFSATQNNDKIGLILFSDQIELYIPPKKGRSHVLRIIRELIEFEPKSYKTDIAQALKFLSGTQKKKAIVFVISDFMSGEYEHTLKIASKKHDITGIRVYDIREEKIPNLGIVPMLDAETGETRLIDTGSKSVRMNYEKHYHDNVNYFKETFSKSGSGVVNTRVDESYVTKLLGYFKSR; encoded by the coding sequence ATGGATACAAAAGAGCTTTTAAAAAAAGTACGTAAAATAGAAATCAAAACCAGAAGACTGAGCGATCATATCTTTTCGGGCGAGTACCATACATCGTTTAAGGGCCGGGGAATGACATTTAGTGAAGTTCGACAATATCAGTTTGGCGACGACATCCGTGCTATCGATTGGAATGTAACTGCCCGTTATAATGAAGCTCACGTTAAAGTTTTTGAAGAAGAAAGAGAATTGACCATGATGTTAATGGTTGATATTTCTGGTTCTGAAAGTTTTGGCTCTAAAAATCAGTTTAAAAAAGAAATTGTTACCGAGATTGCTGCTACAATGGCATTTTCGGCTACTCAGAACAATGATAAAATTGGATTGATTTTATTTTCAGATCAGATCGAATTGTACATTCCGCCAAAAAAAGGAAGATCGCACGTGCTGCGTATCATTCGTGAGCTGATAGAATTTGAGCCAAAAAGTTATAAAACAGATATTGCCCAGGCTTTGAAGTTTTTATCGGGTACCCAAAAAAAGAAAGCCATCGTGTTTGTCATTTCCGATTTCATGTCGGGTGAATATGAACATACTTTGAAAATAGCTTCAAAGAAACACGATATTACGGGTATTAGAGTGTATGACATCCGAGAAGAAAAAATACCAAATTTAGGTATTGTTCCTATGCTGGACGCAGAAACAGGCGAGACAAGACTGATTGATACAGGTTCGAAATCGGTGAGGATGAATTATGAGAAACATTACCATGATAATGTGAATTATTTCAAGGAGACTTTTAGCAAATCAGGTTCGGGTGTTGTAAATACTAGAGTTGATGAAAGCTATGTTACCAAATTATTAGGCTATTTTAAATCGAGGTAG
- a CDS encoding metallophosphoesterase yields MRTLVIGDIHGGLRALHQILERANVSTEDKLIFLGDYVDGWSQSPQVINFLIELQKTHDVICIRGNHDELLREWLKDNKDNEQWYQHGGEATVMAYENVDGETKKKHVLFLESLKDYYLDEQNRMFIHAGFTNMNGVNYEYFPKLFYWDRTLWETALALDPKMKPDHPYYPKRFTLYSEIYIGHTPVSRIGETIPVQKANIWNIDTSAAFKGPLTILDVDTKEFWQSELLPALYPTEKGRNRI; encoded by the coding sequence ATGAGAACATTAGTAATAGGAGATATACATGGCGGTTTGAGAGCCCTGCATCAAATTCTGGAAAGAGCAAATGTAAGCACAGAAGACAAACTCATTTTTTTGGGTGATTATGTAGACGGATGGAGCCAGTCACCGCAAGTAATCAATTTTTTGATTGAATTACAAAAAACTCATGATGTTATCTGTATCCGCGGCAATCATGATGAGCTCTTAAGAGAATGGCTTAAGGATAATAAAGACAACGAACAATGGTATCAGCATGGCGGAGAAGCTACCGTTATGGCTTATGAAAATGTAGATGGAGAAACCAAAAAAAAGCATGTCCTTTTTTTAGAATCGCTAAAAGATTATTACTTAGATGAACAAAACCGAATGTTCATACACGCAGGCTTTACGAACATGAATGGTGTAAATTACGAATATTTTCCAAAGCTGTTTTATTGGGACAGAACGCTTTGGGAAACAGCTTTGGCATTAGATCCTAAAATGAAACCCGACCATCCTTATTATCCCAAACGATTTACATTATACAGCGAAATCTACATCGGTCATACACCTGTTTCCCGCATTGGAGAAACAATTCCTGTGCAAAAAGCAAATATCTGGAATATCGATACCAGTGCTGCTTTCAAAGGACCGCTGACAATTCTGGATGTCGATACAAAAGAGTTTTGGCAAAGCGAACTTTTACCTGCTTTATATCCTACAGAAAAAGGGCGAAATAGAATCTAA
- a CDS encoding AAA family ATPase — protein MEQNSATLDIRAINEKIERESAFIDLLTMEMNKVIVGQKHMVERLLIGLLGQGHILLEGVPGLAKTLAINTLSQAIQGSFSRIQFTPDLLPADVIGTMIYNIKANEFSIKKGPIFANFVLADEINRAPAKVQSALLEAMQEKQVTIGDTTFKLDKPFLVLATQNPIEQEGTYQLPEAQVDRFMLKTVIDYPKMEDERLVIRQNLKGSYEKVNPVVSVEQILRAQEAVREVYMDEKIEKYILDIIFATRYPEKYKLADLKPLISFGASPRGSINLATAAKCYAFIKRRGYVIPEDVRAVVHDILRHRIGVTYEAEAENITSVDIINKIINEIEVP, from the coding sequence ATGGAACAAAATTCAGCGACTTTAGACATTAGAGCAATCAATGAAAAAATCGAAAGAGAAAGTGCTTTTATAGACCTTCTCACAATGGAAATGAACAAAGTTATTGTGGGCCAGAAACATATGGTCGAAAGATTGTTAATCGGACTTTTGGGACAAGGGCATATTTTATTGGAAGGGGTTCCTGGATTGGCGAAAACATTAGCCATAAATACACTTTCACAAGCTATTCAAGGTTCTTTCAGCAGAATCCAGTTTACGCCGGATTTATTACCTGCCGATGTTATAGGAACCATGATTTACAATATTAAAGCTAATGAGTTTTCTATAAAAAAAGGACCAATTTTTGCAAATTTCGTTCTTGCTGATGAGATTAACCGTGCTCCTGCCAAAGTACAGTCTGCTTTACTGGAGGCGATGCAGGAAAAACAGGTTACTATTGGCGATACTACTTTCAAATTAGATAAGCCGTTTTTAGTTTTGGCAACTCAAAACCCTATTGAGCAGGAAGGAACATACCAATTGCCTGAAGCGCAGGTGGATCGTTTTATGCTGAAAACTGTTATTGATTATCCAAAAATGGAAGATGAGCGTTTGGTAATCCGCCAGAATCTTAAAGGAAGTTATGAAAAAGTAAATCCTGTAGTTTCTGTTGAACAGATTTTAAGAGCTCAGGAAGCTGTCCGTGAGGTTTATATGGACGAAAAAATAGAGAAGTACATTCTGGATATTATTTTTGCTACTCGTTATCCGGAGAAATATAAATTAGCTGATTTAAAACCTTTAATCAGTTTTGGAGCATCGCCTCGTGGAAGTATTAATCTTGCTACAGCGGCAAAATGTTATGCTTTTATCAAACGACGCGGGTATGTAATTCCTGAAGATGTTCGTGCTGTTGTACATGATATTTTACGCCACAGAATTGGAGTTACTTATGAAGCTGAAGCCGAAAATATTACATCGGTTGACATCATCAATAAAATCATAAACGAAATTGAAGTTCCTTAG
- a CDS encoding endonuclease/exonuclease/phosphatase family protein, producing the protein MQKNFFCLILFLLFSKNSAQTKAFVIHTVAFYNFENCYDTINDPIINDEDWTPAGTQHWDTKKYRQKLENLARVLSEIGTSENLNSPTFIGGAEIENQTVLEDLIKQPKLIDKDYGIIHFDSPDKRGIDVALLYQKKQFQPTSYVNIPLYMYKNEQPHKEAQKEETPEDSETEDVIQVSTKNHRIYTRDQLLVTGFLNGEEIHIIVNHWPSRAGGEKKSSPYREMAGALNRKIIDSLQQINPDAKVITMGDLNDSPFNNSVKKGLGAKGKIQEVQPFGIYNPFEEMANKGLGTIAFRDAWDIFDQVMVSQSLLQKDYKTFQYWKAGIYNKPFLIQKNGKYKGYPLRHSLTEIGFSDHFPVYIYLIREKK; encoded by the coding sequence ATGCAAAAAAACTTTTTTTGTCTCATTTTGTTTCTTCTTTTTTCAAAAAACAGCGCACAAACCAAAGCTTTTGTGATACATACCGTGGCATTTTATAATTTTGAAAACTGTTATGATACCATCAACGATCCAATCATCAATGACGAGGATTGGACGCCTGCAGGAACCCAGCATTGGGACACCAAAAAATACCGTCAAAAACTTGAAAACTTAGCCAGAGTTTTATCCGAAATAGGAACTTCTGAAAACCTAAATTCTCCCACATTCATTGGCGGAGCCGAAATCGAAAATCAAACCGTCCTTGAAGATTTGATCAAACAGCCCAAACTCATTGACAAAGACTACGGAATCATCCATTTTGATTCCCCCGACAAAAGAGGAATAGACGTTGCTTTACTCTACCAAAAGAAACAGTTTCAGCCAACGAGTTATGTCAATATTCCGCTGTATATGTACAAAAATGAACAGCCACATAAAGAGGCTCAAAAAGAAGAAACTCCAGAAGATTCTGAAACCGAAGATGTAATTCAGGTCAGCACCAAGAATCACCGGATTTACACCAGAGATCAATTATTAGTAACTGGTTTTCTGAACGGAGAGGAGATTCACATTATTGTCAATCATTGGCCGTCGCGGGCTGGAGGAGAGAAGAAATCAAGTCCCTATCGGGAAATGGCTGGAGCTTTGAATCGAAAAATTATAGATTCGCTGCAACAGATTAATCCCGATGCAAAAGTGATAACCATGGGCGACTTAAATGACAGCCCGTTTAATAACAGCGTTAAAAAAGGACTTGGAGCCAAAGGAAAAATACAGGAAGTCCAGCCATTTGGTATTTACAATCCTTTTGAAGAAATGGCGAACAAAGGATTAGGAACAATTGCTTTTCGGGATGCCTGGGATATTTTTGACCAAGTGATGGTTTCCCAATCGCTGCTTCAAAAAGATTATAAAACCTTCCAATATTGGAAAGCCGGAATTTACAATAAACCTTTTTTAATCCAAAAAAACGGCAAATACAAAGGTTATCCGTTACGGCATTCCCTCACCGAAATTGGTTTTAGTGATCATTTTCCAGTTTATATTTATTTGATACGGGAGAAAAAGTAA
- a CDS encoding MBL fold metallo-hydrolase yields the protein MASINKYSIFFFLIATQLFAQKSAFNIVPLGVKGGLDETNLSAYLVAPKNTNAFICLDAGTINAGIEKAISNNAFTVSADEVLRKYIKGYLISHAHLDHVSGLIINSPADSSKTVYAAKKCMEMMKDHYFNGETWANFGDDGVGFQIKKYHFQTLPLGEEIQLTNTEMTVKTFPLSHVNPFESNAFLIKYQENYVLYLGDTGPDEIEKSNDLRILWQAVAPLIKEKQLKGIFVEVSFPNEQPDTALFGHLTPNHLMKELSKLEEFAGKGSLQDLKIIITHRKPPTKNIQKIKEQLKKENALGVDLVFPEQGRKFDL from the coding sequence ATGGCTTCAATAAATAAATACAGTATTTTTTTCTTTTTGATAGCGACACAGCTATTTGCCCAAAAATCAGCATTTAACATTGTTCCCTTAGGGGTTAAAGGCGGTCTTGATGAAACCAATCTTTCGGCCTATTTAGTTGCCCCTAAAAACACCAATGCTTTTATCTGCCTCGATGCAGGAACTATAAACGCTGGGATTGAAAAAGCAATTTCAAACAATGCATTCACGGTTTCGGCTGATGAAGTTTTACGAAAATATATCAAAGGTTATTTAATTTCTCATGCACATCTTGACCATGTTTCAGGTTTGATTATCAACTCCCCAGCTGATTCTTCCAAGACAGTTTATGCAGCCAAAAAATGCATGGAAATGATGAAAGACCATTATTTTAATGGAGAAACCTGGGCTAATTTTGGTGATGACGGTGTGGGTTTTCAAATAAAAAAATATCATTTCCAAACGCTTCCTCTTGGAGAAGAAATACAATTAACCAATACTGAAATGACTGTAAAAACGTTTCCTTTGAGTCATGTAAATCCCTTTGAGAGTAATGCTTTTTTAATCAAATATCAAGAAAATTATGTTCTGTATTTAGGCGACACTGGTCCAGATGAAATTGAAAAAAGCAATGATTTACGGATATTATGGCAGGCCGTTGCTCCTTTGATTAAAGAAAAACAGTTAAAAGGAATTTTTGTTGAAGTTTCATTTCCTAATGAACAGCCGGACACGGCATTGTTTGGTCATTTAACTCCCAACCATTTAATGAAAGAACTTAGCAAATTGGAGGAATTTGCCGGAAAAGGAAGTCTGCAGGATTTAAAAATCATCATCACGCATAGAAAACCGCCCACAAAAAATATTCAGAAGATTAAGGAACAATTGAAGAAAGAAAACGCTCTAGGCGTTGATTTGGTTTTTCCGGAACAGGGGAGAAAATTTGATTTATAG
- a CDS encoding aldo/keto reductase, giving the protein MSKIPFSKIIAGTMTWGIWGRNCSTEQMIGLMNSCLENGISTFDHADIYGGYTTEKDFGKAFSESRIKRKDIQLISKCGIQMISENRNNTIKHYSYSKDYIIASAEQSLKNLQTDYLDLLLLHRPSPLMQADEIAEAVEKLKTTGKILDFGVSNFTPSQCNLIETKTKINYNQIEFSITNLEPMLDGSLDHMQTNRITPMCWSPLGTVFRKDDEQSQRIQKTADELASKYEVANDIILLSWILKHPAGILPVCGTSDKNRLTNLMQAASIEMELEDWFSLWKASTGKDVN; this is encoded by the coding sequence ATGAGTAAAATTCCATTTTCAAAAATTATTGCCGGTACCATGACATGGGGAATCTGGGGCAGAAACTGCAGCACGGAACAAATGATAGGTCTTATGAACTCATGCCTCGAAAATGGTATTTCGACCTTCGATCATGCTGATATTTATGGAGGATATACAACCGAAAAAGATTTTGGAAAAGCTTTCAGCGAAAGCAGGATAAAGCGTAAAGACATTCAGTTAATTTCGAAGTGCGGTATCCAGATGATTTCTGAAAACAGAAATAACACAATTAAGCATTATTCCTATTCTAAAGACTATATCATCGCCTCGGCAGAGCAGTCTCTTAAAAATCTGCAGACTGATTATTTAGACCTGCTTCTGTTACATAGACCGAGTCCGTTAATGCAGGCTGACGAAATTGCCGAAGCTGTCGAAAAGTTAAAAACAACCGGAAAGATTCTGGATTTCGGCGTATCTAATTTTACGCCAAGCCAATGCAATTTGATTGAAACAAAAACCAAAATAAATTACAATCAGATTGAATTTTCAATCACCAATTTAGAACCAATGCTCGACGGAAGTCTTGATCACATGCAGACCAATCGGATTACTCCCATGTGCTGGTCGCCTTTGGGAACTGTTTTTAGAAAAGACGATGAGCAGTCACAGCGTATTCAAAAAACTGCAGATGAATTAGCTTCGAAATATGAGGTGGCCAATGATATTATTTTATTGTCCTGGATATTGAAACACCCTGCCGGAATTTTGCCTGTCTGTGGTACTTCCGACAAAAACAGGCTAACCAATTTAATGCAGGCCGCCTCTATTGAAATGGAACTGGAAGACTGGTTCTCTCTTTGGAAAGCGAGTACCGGAAAAGATGTAAATTAA
- a CDS encoding DUF6646 family protein, whose protein sequence is MKKIITLLFAASFGLVNAQQAFKGKGDAKINIGANIQDGGTGIQGSADFGLGENFSYGFVASYLLGVDEFSGINGENIKPEFQDRFDAKFRFNANLSSVIGTEQLDIYPGLNLGLRNFGGHIGGRYFFTDGFGVFTEFSFPIAKYNDNKDVFDHLNNQAAFSIGASFNLD, encoded by the coding sequence ATGAAAAAAATTATTACACTGTTATTCGCAGCATCTTTTGGTTTAGTCAATGCACAACAGGCTTTTAAGGGAAAAGGAGATGCAAAAATTAATATTGGAGCCAATATACAGGATGGCGGCACAGGAATTCAGGGGTCTGCAGATTTTGGTCTTGGCGAAAATTTCTCTTATGGATTTGTGGCTTCTTATTTATTAGGAGTAGATGAGTTCTCCGGTATCAATGGTGAAAACATAAAACCAGAATTTCAAGATCGTTTTGATGCAAAATTCCGATTCAACGCCAATTTAAGCAGCGTAATTGGAACAGAACAATTGGATATTTATCCTGGTCTGAACTTAGGATTACGCAATTTTGGAGGTCACATTGGAGGCCGTTACTTTTTTACTGATGGTTTTGGTGTTTTTACTGAATTTAGTTTTCCTATTGCAAAATACAATGATAATAAAGATGTATTTGATCATTTAAACAATCAGGCTGCCTTTAGTATAGGCGCTTCGTTTAATTTAGATTAA
- a CDS encoding vWA domain-containing protein, translating to MEKITFLNPEFFWLFLLMPVAIAWLFWKRNQQTATLKMSSLQGFNGSESLLAKLKPGLDILRILALSLLIVALARPRTVDISNRTKTTKGIDIVVAVDVSGSMLAKDFKPNRMEALKRVASVFVDERPNDRIGLVVYASEAYTKSPVTSDKAVIQQAIQSIKYDNVLQDGTGIGMGLATAVNRLKDSKAKSKVVILLTDGVNNAGFIEPETASDIAQQYGIKVYTIGIGTNGMAESPYAIGPNGQLLFQMMKVEIDEQLMKNIAKKTGGKYFRATSNDKLAEIYNEINKLETTEIEELKFYDYDEKFRLFALLSGLLLLIEIGLRNTVYRSFI from the coding sequence ATGGAAAAAATAACCTTTTTAAATCCAGAATTTTTTTGGTTGTTTCTTCTAATGCCAGTTGCAATTGCCTGGCTATTTTGGAAAAGAAACCAGCAGACAGCGACCTTGAAAATGAGTTCGCTTCAAGGATTCAATGGATCAGAATCTTTATTAGCGAAATTAAAACCAGGGCTGGATATTTTAAGAATATTGGCATTGTCATTATTAATCGTTGCACTGGCCAGACCAAGAACGGTTGACATTAGTAATAGGACCAAAACCACAAAAGGAATTGATATTGTGGTGGCTGTTGACGTATCAGGAAGTATGCTTGCCAAAGATTTTAAGCCAAACAGAATGGAAGCGCTGAAAAGAGTTGCTTCGGTTTTTGTTGACGAAAGACCTAATGACAGAATCGGATTGGTAGTTTATGCTTCTGAAGCCTATACAAAATCGCCTGTAACAAGTGATAAAGCGGTTATTCAGCAGGCAATTCAAAGTATTAAATATGATAATGTCCTGCAGGACGGTACAGGTATCGGGATGGGATTGGCTACAGCCGTAAATCGTCTTAAAGACAGCAAAGCCAAAAGTAAAGTGGTTATTTTATTGACAGACGGAGTTAACAATGCGGGATTTATTGAACCCGAAACAGCTTCGGATATTGCACAGCAGTACGGTATAAAAGTATATACTATTGGTATTGGTACCAATGGAATGGCTGAATCACCTTATGCAATCGGTCCAAACGGACAGCTTCTTTTCCAAATGATGAAAGTAGAAATCGATGAGCAGTTAATGAAAAATATTGCTAAGAAAACAGGCGGTAAATATTTTAGAGCAACCAGCAATGATAAGTTAGCTGAAATATATAACGAAATCAATAAACTTGAAACTACTGAAATCGAAGAACTGAAATTCTATGATTATGATGAAAAATTCAGACTTTTTGCTTTACTGTCAGGGCTTTTATTATTGATAGAAATAGGTTTACGGAATACAGTTTATAGGAGTTTTATATAA
- a CDS encoding ATP-binding protein — protein MINKRLLIKNLLAHNDESSFYDKKRQLNLHTREGKAKFLKHICALSNSNPTNNSYIVVGVEDENNQIVGDDFFDDSRIQNLVNAFLENPPRIQYENVPFPNLPKDKVIGLVTIKPNSKTSFFKKGIHTITANTVFIRKGSNTMPVEGEVEKNFQNTETVIGIENNSRNSIKYTLDGVIDFMNYRHKDMAPKYYVFKELFVICWAGIIKKSKNKTYLSRVDIELINEQIKLFYSAQDVVEITYDEDSFTIIEYVPLDLNDKTSYYPLEEQTIHFQDNGYYKIDRKILFEPPQYDKKMLFHVYNSNIALLNKLEKNIKLTEREKKDLNHLPSTFMICYLNDFEDAKQKLIDSKELLKPFTQIYLSFKEALRILRKMKYDVQ, from the coding sequence ATGATTAACAAAAGGCTTCTTATCAAAAATCTTCTTGCTCACAATGATGAAAGCAGTTTTTATGATAAAAAGAGACAGTTAAATTTACACACCAGGGAAGGCAAAGCAAAATTCTTGAAACACATCTGTGCTTTATCCAATTCTAATCCTACAAACAATTCTTATATAGTGGTTGGTGTCGAAGATGAAAATAATCAGATTGTAGGAGATGATTTTTTTGACGACAGCCGGATTCAGAATCTAGTAAATGCTTTTCTTGAAAATCCGCCCAGAATTCAATATGAAAATGTGCCTTTCCCTAATTTGCCAAAAGACAAAGTAATTGGTTTGGTTACCATAAAACCCAATAGTAAAACTTCTTTTTTCAAAAAAGGCATACATACAATTACAGCCAACACTGTTTTTATCCGAAAGGGAAGCAATACAATGCCCGTTGAGGGTGAAGTAGAGAAAAACTTCCAGAATACCGAAACCGTTATCGGTATTGAAAACAATTCTAGAAACAGCATCAAATATACACTCGACGGCGTGATTGATTTTATGAATTACCGCCATAAGGACATGGCTCCAAAATACTATGTTTTCAAAGAATTATTCGTTATCTGCTGGGCAGGAATTATCAAAAAATCCAAAAATAAAACGTACTTGTCCCGAGTTGATATCGAGCTGATTAACGAACAGATTAAATTATTTTATTCAGCTCAGGATGTAGTTGAAATTACTTATGATGAGGACAGTTTTACGATTATTGAATACGTTCCTTTGGATTTGAATGACAAGACAAGTTATTATCCTCTCGAAGAGCAGACAATTCATTTTCAGGATAACGGATATTATAAAATTGACCGAAAAATACTTTTTGAACCGCCGCAATATGATAAGAAAATGTTATTCCATGTTTATAATTCGAACATTGCTTTACTAAATAAACTCGAAAAAAACATTAAACTGACAGAGCGGGAAAAAAAGGATTTAAATCATCTGCCTTCCACCTTTATGATCTGCTATCTCAATGATTTTGAAGATGCTAAACAAAAGCTTATAGATTCCAAAGAATTACTGAAACCTTTTACACAAATATATCTTTCGTTTAAAGAGGCTTTACGAATTTTAAGAAAAATGAAGTATGATGTCCAATAA
- the amaB gene encoding L-piperidine-6-carboxylate dehydrogenase: MTTIADQFGMKEALAKLGVKAINEGTSTGNSHFSSGEILESFSPVDGKLIASVKMTSPSDYEKVMQTATEAFKTFRLMPAPQRGEIVRQFGEKLRQNKEALGKLVSYEMGKSLQEGYGEVQEMIDICDFAVGLSRQLHGLTMHSERPGHRMYEQYHPLGIVGIISAFNFPVAVWSWNTALAWICGDVCVWKPSEKTPLCGIACQNIIAEVIRENNLPEGISCLINGDYTIGQLLTADKRVPLVSATGSTRMGKIVAQTVAGRLGKSLLELGGNNAIIVTPDADIKMTVIGAVFGAVGTAGQRCTSTRRLIIHESIYEKVKDAVVSAYGQLRIGNPLDEKNHVGPLIDTQAVEMYNNALIKVVAEGGKILVEGGVLSGEGYESGCYVKPAIAEAQNSFEIVQHETFAPVLYLIKYSGTVENAIDIQNGVAQGLSSAIMTNNLREAEQFLSAVGSDCGIANVNIGTSGAEIGGAFGGEKETGGGRESGSDAWKIYMRRQTNTINYTTSLPLAQGIKFDL, translated from the coding sequence ATGACAACAATAGCAGATCAGTTTGGGATGAAAGAGGCATTAGCGAAATTGGGTGTTAAAGCCATAAATGAAGGAACTTCAACGGGAAATAGTCATTTTTCAAGCGGAGAAATTCTAGAAAGTTTTTCTCCTGTGGATGGAAAATTAATTGCTTCCGTAAAAATGACATCTCCATCCGATTACGAAAAAGTAATGCAGACTGCTACCGAAGCTTTCAAAACATTTCGATTAATGCCAGCACCGCAGCGCGGAGAAATTGTACGTCAGTTTGGAGAGAAACTGCGTCAGAATAAAGAAGCTCTCGGTAAATTAGTTTCCTATGAAATGGGTAAATCTTTGCAGGAAGGTTACGGAGAAGTTCAGGAAATGATAGACATTTGTGATTTTGCTGTTGGACTTTCGCGCCAGCTGCACGGATTGACAATGCACTCGGAACGTCCTGGACACCGAATGTATGAGCAGTATCATCCGCTGGGAATTGTCGGAATCATTTCGGCTTTCAATTTTCCGGTTGCTGTTTGGTCTTGGAATACGGCTTTGGCGTGGATCTGCGGGGATGTCTGCGTTTGGAAACCATCCGAAAAAACACCTTTGTGCGGGATTGCCTGCCAGAATATTATTGCTGAGGTAATCCGTGAAAATAATCTTCCCGAGGGAATTTCATGTTTGATTAATGGAGATTATACAATAGGACAATTATTGACTGCAGATAAACGTGTGCCTTTGGTTTCGGCGACAGGTTCTACCCGAATGGGGAAAATTGTAGCACAAACTGTTGCAGGACGTCTTGGTAAATCATTATTGGAATTAGGAGGAAACAATGCTATTATCGTTACACCGGATGCTGATATCAAAATGACGGTTATCGGTGCTGTTTTTGGAGCTGTGGGAACGGCTGGACAGCGCTGTACTTCAACCCGTCGTTTAATCATTCATGAAAGTATTTATGAAAAAGTGAAAGACGCTGTTGTTTCTGCTTACGGACAGCTTCGCATTGGAAATCCATTGGATGAAAAAAATCATGTTGGACCGTTGATTGATACACAAGCAGTTGAAATGTATAATAATGCATTGATTAAAGTTGTTGCCGAAGGAGGAAAAATTCTGGTTGAAGGAGGTGTACTTTCGGGCGAAGGTTACGAAAGCGGCTGTTATGTAAAACCAGCAATTGCCGAAGCACAAAATTCATTTGAAATTGTACAGCACGAAACTTTTGCACCTGTTTTATATCTGATTAAATATTCGGGAACTGTCGAAAATGCAATCGATATTCAAAACGGAGTTGCTCAAGGATTGTCGTCGGCGATTATGACAAACAATCTGCGTGAAGCGGAACAATTTCTGTCGGCTGTTGGATCAGACTGCGGAATAGCCAATGTGAACATAGGAACTTCGGGAGCTGAAATCGGCGGTGCTTTTGGCGGGGAAAAAGAAACCGGCGGCGGAAGAGAATCTGGTTCCGATGCATGGAAAATCTATATGCGCCGTCAGACCAATACAATCAATTATACTACGAGCCTGCCATTGGCACAGGGAATAAAATTTGATTTGTAG